A stretch of the Halomarina ordinaria genome encodes the following:
- a CDS encoding ParA family protein: MAAMRAALFLDKGGVGKTTGTAHLGTALEKEGYRTLLIDLAGKQGDLSKHFGLWEELQAEDRWPNIATTFQDEWSIVVEKLDSALEDLIIETEEGPDIIPAHGSLDGLDAVLANIDEPAERYGRLDAFLTEYVDDDYDVILLDLPGSTSNIAYNGLWAARNVIAPVRPGPFEAGQAAQLRQDLDDIHEEQGVTIELTMVLLNEVDERTKAGRRYLEEFASEYPDAIAPAQIPSSQDIQNAQMDGTVLWSLERPSKTAQRAMAAYEEDARALIARLGGGN; this comes from the coding sequence ATGGCTGCAATGCGAGCGGCACTGTTCCTCGACAAGGGCGGTGTCGGTAAGACCACCGGAACTGCTCATCTGGGCACAGCGCTCGAAAAAGAGGGGTATCGAACCCTGCTTATCGATCTCGCAGGGAAGCAAGGCGACCTGAGTAAGCACTTCGGGCTCTGGGAGGAGTTGCAAGCCGAAGACCGGTGGCCGAACATCGCGACGACGTTTCAGGACGAATGGAGTATCGTCGTCGAAAAACTGGATTCAGCACTCGAGGACCTCATCATCGAGACGGAGGAAGGACCAGATATCATCCCCGCACACGGGTCGCTCGATGGACTGGACGCCGTGTTAGCGAATATCGACGAGCCTGCGGAGCGATATGGCCGCCTCGACGCGTTTCTCACCGAATACGTTGACGATGACTACGATGTAATCCTCCTCGACCTCCCAGGGAGTACATCGAACATCGCATACAATGGCCTATGGGCGGCGAGAAATGTCATCGCCCCCGTTAGACCAGGACCATTCGAAGCGGGGCAAGCCGCTCAACTCAGGCAGGATCTGGATGACATCCACGAAGAGCAGGGCGTCACCATCGAGTTGACCATGGTATTACTGAACGAAGTTGATGAGCGAACGAAGGCGGGCCGACGGTACCTCGAAGAGTTCGCAAGCGAGTACCCTGACGCAATTGCGCCTGCACAGATCCCCTCGAGCCAGGACATCCAGAACGCTCAGATGGATGGGACCGTACTCTGGTCACTAGAACGACCGTCGAAAACTGCCCAGCGGGCAATGGCAGCGTACGAGGAAGATGCCAGAGCGCTCATCGCACGATTAGGAGGTGGTAACTGA
- a CDS encoding zinc ribbon domain-containing protein, with protein sequence MPYCSNCGRRIKAVHHYCGSCGQALSEIAESESDPPMAVGRDGFLSRRSLTYVNELLRGERELDHDSVSYTELSREVTAALADFARLAMITDLDLLHLWGAGSDTEALSMSIDDMNSNQFRDWLAAVGLGRTLQMYDDALHTEFENEFNDRVQQLIEYANEELENEEVPE encoded by the coding sequence ATGCCCTACTGCTCGAATTGCGGACGTCGGATCAAGGCAGTTCACCACTACTGTGGCTCCTGTGGACAGGCATTGTCTGAGATTGCAGAGTCAGAGAGTGATCCCCCGATGGCAGTCGGTAGAGATGGATTCCTATCACGACGTTCGCTCACATACGTCAATGAATTGTTGAGGGGAGAGCGAGAACTCGACCATGATTCCGTCTCCTACACGGAGTTATCTCGAGAGGTGACTGCTGCGCTTGCAGATTTTGCTCGCCTCGCAATGATCACCGATCTCGATCTTCTACATCTCTGGGGAGCTGGATCGGACACGGAAGCGTTGAGCATGTCCATCGACGACATGAACAGCAATCAGTTCCGAGACTGGCTCGCTGCGGTTGGGCTGGGACGAACTCTCCAGATGTACGATGACGCGCTTCACACTGAGTTCGAGAACGAGTTCAATGACCGAGTGCAGCAACTGATCGAGTACGCGAATGAAGAGCTTGAGAACGAAGAGGTCCCGGAGTAA
- a CDS encoding sacsin N-terminal ATP-binding-like domain-containing protein, producing the protein MSARSDLRKLCRREQRDLLLQLRNSSGWRKEGDLGVGNEAVSEAHDNRTILELIQNARDAIRRGRDDASASSDRPGSVAVIVGPDSLYVANTGRPFRLHDEQVFEAVTALNRSEKADERGAIGEKGVGMKSILQTAKQFSIESIVVDERVSVGFSRSQSVSMLLDTYTEFLDDPDFRSVLDDEYDSTVVDACESIVGDLSLPVSSATPDDLEDEDLAELQPVQAEQIPPNPLKVLRDIPRLSLFRYPFVDGHSSSDGTGLTEVLLKSTTPMSDIDESVDDDLEARLSAHRGKYRTVLELEYDDEQWTRLLDTIQELLTDLPLSDEHPDVARQFRDQRSDGDNESATQLWGECTDLGRETLVLLGEIRDIEFLRVTRDEVSGQLELAESRRVEITTGESRDIESSTEVDRQSITVSEATDDVDEPTEKQFRLYSRPVDIDPPDDEDSDEDDWTFDEPMRLLFESPRPADDGWAPERKTLYLFYPIEDARTSFPFVVHAPFQVGFDRQELDDSDVNRQLLSAVPDLVAEAAVDLARPDSRGGQDNYDAWMPWLVMPFRQRDENSLDVVSRVCEALRETPIVPSHGGEIREPTEVLVDPDRLYAFEPLRAGESPPIVAKESVTNGDRWLQRARANGEIQAENREVATRIGLTAVVDQPFHRDGTGGSGLVSTLRDVWGGDPDRWAVPIDAELYASHGDDEPYARHYFESICAALDRYDSEDEEADEQEDGRDPARKLGDWHVPLLPGEAHGDDPSDETDMGIGYLVRASTREPGGHSDRYERSDRIVFRRSKETSQSAETSIDQLVAPPKSLDIYITPFDEDWSGTLAANYNEWGTRELRGPATYYQRVAAEIGGFSAPRDARLEVDDATLGYLLDLYQTVCVETSLKRAPWLRPTPHRNRQFSAGENETGVEDLLVGESLRNRPSDYDTFLERRYSQRVPVPTADGGVAPAERLVFGQEWVDAFESIADDLESGSVRDPFTGSYEEGLPARARDLRRWAAVIECTSMVDREGTLAVAPPSDERWLEVVADTEVRDGDRALWLLNFLIHVGVQVGPHVEWGWFFPGSNGRDRDTGAMTLTEAKQLTTGGDATVEDSPIDPPAAELDTYASICWRTEHHPAVSAGHTSTCRGNLLEDAVSEWIQIAGNDIVVPTWWRFTELDILDDDTTTDFRRAILLLWPELSEHLFETAWFCTDTGHSPASNNTTIPALGLVQLQTAYLWPTDWPSSGLWKSGEGREGAYRPGVNPARRLVFDPSDGGSGRRAEAELPTIDTETLREDVSEACEPFEIDPPELDLRAVAGALGAKPIADHTPAEAAAQLDWFLRTYEAAATDPLSDDVTELPAEHMESVRRATFGLLRRFVTWDHLRDHVPDMDDELQRAWQRRDIWHVGTRLLVNRGGALCSVTVGEGRSESLSILIDVYTDRLPEYARDILEGQRSAFVELPATHPGGLALVLGDRPHEDPTFSFGIRTKGEGEIPELEPVEGPSTAAESYDSALQRVAEAIDHRVPYLVAAYDRATTSQTELEAVYTALQSAATNEIGIVDRSDDRPGDRRSALWVPTEESAETRIAFFEESLRVADDESIPPFYAAEGLVQILDDQPSRRVRNAFENVLMKTEPQLDREYEDDLADIERQIAALNERRLRRIHAALETLLDHLRSSDSESGSDRRPLPEIAWSSVDAETVLNAVTDVDPEADEPLSDLDPIATWHRHLCEPGGLSEEDATRCTVAAAKSRPTDRQRLLAPVARRTPHLDLASLAKSDPWADLDEWGESATYKTLEDYVTAITAVEKFWAVVTQTTDPGEDVLLDAVAEARRRTTPTPTASTSDVIPTATSLPDHLQDVPLVALPADDSGPVPPVLRDTVVSWCRTQRSEVVEMDVVFADEANRELFDSLCEALESPASAETTVREVFETVTEDRGRSSPVEQERTRKRRTEEWFSEESPVSSIDFSQSDLSASDPPESRGSPSVGNKSGTPSSYSDAEIAAGRGRDGELICIERAWDRFESLAANQRSRVVDAVEEWRDYDDWRMKSASDAVTDAAILGLKGIDDYAVAKRHLTAAEIDDKPTARAVFHALVDTSEERGPGFDYIDPFGRQYGPDATDGWERAQMTRTEVKTVLLEETDKGRFKLTGNEFRMARRPGPSADGGIPARVTVDRYLVRMVRLPRGWEKGSGWPEIEFRDIEDVVRFGDFDHEEDPVWEKLRGGKFYVNFELGG; encoded by the coding sequence ATGAGTGCACGATCGGATCTTCGGAAACTATGTCGCCGTGAACAGCGCGACCTCCTTCTCCAACTCCGCAACTCCAGTGGGTGGCGGAAGGAGGGTGACCTCGGCGTCGGTAATGAGGCGGTATCGGAAGCACACGACAATCGGACGATCCTCGAACTGATTCAGAACGCACGAGACGCGATTCGACGGGGACGCGACGACGCCTCGGCAAGTAGTGATAGGCCTGGCTCCGTCGCAGTGATTGTCGGACCCGACTCGCTCTACGTGGCGAACACGGGGCGTCCATTCCGTCTCCACGACGAGCAGGTATTCGAGGCCGTGACCGCGCTCAACCGATCAGAGAAGGCGGACGAACGTGGGGCGATCGGTGAGAAGGGCGTCGGGATGAAGTCGATCCTCCAGACTGCCAAGCAGTTCTCGATCGAGTCGATCGTAGTCGACGAGCGGGTATCGGTCGGCTTCTCTCGGTCACAGTCTGTCTCGATGCTCCTGGACACGTACACGGAGTTCCTCGACGATCCCGACTTTCGGTCCGTGCTCGACGACGAGTACGACTCGACCGTCGTCGACGCCTGCGAGTCGATCGTCGGCGATCTCTCGCTCCCCGTCTCCTCAGCCACCCCCGACGACCTCGAGGACGAGGATTTGGCAGAACTCCAGCCGGTGCAGGCGGAGCAGATCCCACCGAACCCACTCAAGGTGCTGCGGGATATCCCCCGACTTTCGCTGTTTCGGTACCCGTTCGTTGATGGCCACTCCTCAAGTGACGGAACTGGCTTGACCGAGGTCCTATTGAAATCGACGACTCCGATGTCAGATATCGACGAGTCGGTCGACGACGACCTCGAAGCTCGCCTCTCGGCCCACCGTGGAAAGTACCGGACCGTTCTCGAACTTGAGTACGACGACGAGCAGTGGACGAGATTACTCGACACTATCCAGGAACTACTGACGGACTTACCGCTCTCCGACGAACACCCGGACGTCGCACGACAGTTCCGTGACCAGCGGAGCGACGGAGACAACGAGTCTGCAACACAACTGTGGGGGGAGTGTACCGATCTCGGTCGTGAGACTCTCGTCTTACTCGGCGAAATTAGAGACATCGAGTTCCTCAGAGTTACCCGCGATGAGGTGAGTGGCCAGCTCGAACTCGCCGAGTCCAGACGGGTCGAGATCACGACCGGTGAATCCCGGGACATCGAATCGAGTACCGAAGTAGATCGGCAGTCCATCACGGTCTCCGAAGCGACCGACGACGTGGACGAGCCGACCGAGAAGCAGTTCCGGCTCTACTCTCGTCCGGTAGACATCGATCCACCGGACGACGAAGACAGCGACGAGGACGATTGGACGTTCGATGAGCCGATGCGATTGCTCTTCGAGTCGCCGAGACCAGCGGACGACGGTTGGGCTCCCGAACGAAAGACGCTGTATCTCTTCTATCCGATCGAAGACGCCCGAACGTCGTTCCCGTTCGTGGTGCACGCTCCATTCCAAGTGGGGTTCGACCGACAGGAGCTAGACGATAGCGACGTCAATCGACAGCTCCTGTCCGCAGTTCCGGACTTAGTCGCGGAGGCTGCGGTCGACCTCGCTCGGCCGGACAGTCGAGGCGGTCAAGATAACTACGACGCCTGGATGCCGTGGCTGGTGATGCCGTTCCGGCAGCGAGACGAGAACTCTCTCGACGTAGTCTCACGGGTGTGTGAAGCCTTGCGCGAGACTCCAATCGTGCCGTCCCACGGCGGCGAGATTCGAGAGCCGACGGAGGTACTGGTCGATCCGGATCGCCTCTACGCGTTCGAACCGCTCCGTGCCGGTGAATCTCCACCAATTGTGGCGAAGGAGTCCGTCACGAACGGTGACCGCTGGCTGCAGCGTGCTCGGGCCAACGGGGAGATTCAAGCTGAGAATCGCGAAGTCGCGACTCGAATCGGTCTGACCGCCGTGGTTGACCAGCCGTTCCATCGAGACGGGACGGGGGGCTCGGGTCTCGTCTCGACACTCCGTGACGTCTGGGGGGGCGATCCCGACCGCTGGGCCGTTCCGATCGACGCTGAACTGTACGCTTCACATGGTGACGACGAACCGTACGCTCGTCACTACTTCGAGTCTATCTGTGCTGCACTCGACAGATACGATTCGGAGGACGAAGAGGCCGACGAGCAGGAGGATGGCAGAGATCCGGCAAGAAAATTAGGGGACTGGCACGTGCCGCTGCTCCCCGGAGAGGCACACGGTGACGACCCGAGCGACGAGACCGATATGGGGATCGGGTACCTCGTCCGTGCGTCGACACGCGAACCTGGCGGCCACTCGGATCGGTATGAGCGGAGCGATCGGATCGTGTTCCGCCGGTCGAAAGAGACGAGCCAGTCAGCAGAGACGTCGATCGATCAACTTGTCGCACCGCCTAAATCACTCGACATCTACATTACCCCGTTCGACGAGGACTGGTCGGGCACGCTGGCGGCCAACTACAACGAGTGGGGGACACGAGAGCTGCGAGGGCCGGCCACGTACTACCAGCGCGTCGCCGCAGAGATCGGTGGCTTCTCCGCACCGCGAGACGCTCGCCTTGAGGTCGATGACGCGACGCTTGGGTACTTGTTGGATCTCTATCAGACAGTCTGTGTCGAAACGTCCCTCAAGAGAGCCCCATGGTTACGGCCCACACCGCATCGGAATCGACAGTTCAGCGCCGGTGAAAATGAGACGGGCGTCGAGGACCTACTGGTCGGTGAGAGCCTCCGAAACCGGCCTAGCGATTACGACACCTTCCTCGAACGCCGCTACTCACAGCGCGTTCCAGTGCCCACTGCCGACGGCGGTGTCGCGCCGGCAGAACGACTGGTCTTTGGCCAAGAGTGGGTCGATGCGTTCGAGAGTATCGCCGACGATCTCGAGTCGGGATCCGTTCGCGACCCGTTCACTGGGAGTTACGAAGAAGGACTGCCGGCCCGAGCGAGAGATCTCCGTCGGTGGGCGGCGGTCATCGAGTGTACGTCGATGGTAGATCGGGAGGGTACACTTGCCGTCGCTCCCCCGAGTGACGAGCGGTGGCTCGAAGTCGTCGCAGACACCGAGGTCCGCGACGGCGACCGTGCTCTGTGGTTACTCAACTTCTTGATCCACGTCGGCGTGCAAGTCGGCCCTCACGTCGAGTGGGGGTGGTTCTTCCCTGGTAGCAATGGTCGCGACCGGGACACAGGTGCTATGACACTGACCGAGGCGAAGCAGTTGACGACAGGCGGGGATGCCACCGTGGAAGACAGTCCGATCGATCCACCGGCGGCGGAACTCGACACGTACGCGTCAATCTGCTGGCGAACCGAACACCACCCCGCAGTCAGCGCAGGTCACACGTCGACTTGCCGTGGCAACTTGCTCGAAGACGCCGTTAGCGAGTGGATCCAGATCGCCGGGAACGACATCGTCGTACCGACGTGGTGGCGTTTCACCGAACTCGACATTCTGGATGACGACACGACCACGGACTTCCGACGGGCGATACTCCTCCTCTGGCCCGAACTGTCCGAGCACCTCTTCGAAACGGCTTGGTTCTGTACCGATACCGGACACAGCCCAGCCTCGAACAACACCACGATTCCAGCGTTGGGGCTCGTCCAACTCCAAACAGCCTACTTGTGGCCGACCGACTGGCCCAGTTCTGGCCTTTGGAAGTCTGGAGAGGGACGAGAGGGTGCGTATCGGCCGGGAGTGAACCCAGCACGGCGATTGGTGTTCGACCCCTCCGACGGTGGCTCTGGCCGACGTGCCGAGGCCGAACTCCCGACGATCGACACGGAGACCCTCCGTGAGGACGTCAGTGAAGCCTGCGAGCCGTTCGAGATCGACCCACCCGAATTGGATCTTCGGGCTGTCGCTGGTGCACTCGGCGCAAAACCGATTGCAGACCATACGCCTGCGGAGGCGGCGGCGCAACTCGACTGGTTCTTGAGGACGTACGAAGCGGCCGCTACCGACCCGTTGAGTGATGACGTCACCGAGTTGCCGGCGGAGCACATGGAGTCCGTACGGAGGGCTACGTTCGGCCTCCTGCGCCGGTTCGTGACTTGGGACCATCTCAGAGACCATGTTCCCGACATGGACGACGAGTTGCAGCGGGCCTGGCAACGTAGGGACATTTGGCACGTAGGGACCCGTCTCCTTGTGAATCGAGGTGGCGCGCTCTGCTCGGTTACGGTTGGCGAGGGGAGATCGGAGTCACTGTCGATCCTGATTGACGTCTACACGGATCGCCTCCCCGAGTATGCTCGCGACATCTTAGAGGGGCAGCGAAGCGCGTTCGTCGAGTTGCCCGCTACCCACCCCGGTGGTCTCGCGCTTGTACTGGGTGACCGTCCCCACGAAGACCCGACGTTCTCGTTCGGTATCCGGACGAAAGGTGAGGGTGAGATTCCGGAGCTAGAACCGGTCGAAGGCCCGAGTACTGCCGCTGAGTCGTACGACTCGGCACTCCAACGAGTAGCAGAAGCGATCGACCACAGAGTTCCGTATCTCGTCGCTGCCTACGACCGGGCCACGACCTCGCAAACCGAACTCGAAGCTGTCTACACGGCGCTCCAGAGCGCCGCGACCAACGAGATCGGGATCGTCGACCGCTCGGACGACAGACCCGGAGACCGTCGGTCGGCACTGTGGGTCCCCACGGAGGAGAGTGCCGAGACACGGATCGCGTTCTTTGAAGAGAGTCTCCGAGTGGCCGACGACGAGTCAATTCCCCCGTTCTACGCAGCCGAAGGCCTGGTCCAGATCCTCGACGATCAGCCGTCACGACGGGTTCGTAACGCGTTCGAGAACGTCTTGATGAAAACAGAGCCACAACTGGATCGGGAGTACGAGGACGATCTGGCGGACATCGAGCGGCAGATTGCTGCCTTGAACGAGAGGCGACTGCGGCGGATCCACGCTGCTCTCGAGACGTTGCTCGACCACCTGCGCTCGTCCGACTCCGAGTCGGGTTCAGACCGACGGCCCCTCCCCGAAATCGCGTGGTCATCGGTCGACGCCGAAACGGTCCTCAACGCAGTGACCGATGTCGATCCCGAGGCTGACGAACCGCTCAGCGATCTCGACCCGATCGCGACGTGGCACAGACACCTTTGTGAGCCCGGCGGCCTCTCCGAGGAGGATGCGACGCGCTGTACGGTCGCCGCGGCGAAGAGCCGTCCAACCGATCGGCAACGGCTGCTGGCACCCGTCGCGAGACGTACACCACACCTCGATCTCGCCAGCCTCGCCAAGTCGGACCCGTGGGCCGATCTGGACGAGTGGGGTGAGTCGGCAACCTACAAAACACTCGAAGACTACGTCACCGCGATCACAGCCGTCGAGAAGTTCTGGGCCGTTGTCACACAGACGACCGATCCCGGAGAGGACGTCCTCCTCGACGCCGTAGCCGAGGCACGTCGGCGGACCACGCCGACCCCGACTGCCTCGACATCGGACGTGATTCCGACTGCCACGTCGTTACCGGACCACCTCCAGGACGTTCCGCTGGTCGCCCTTCCGGCGGACGATTCGGGGCCAGTTCCCCCGGTACTCCGTGACACGGTGGTGTCGTGGTGTCGGACTCAGCGATCGGAAGTCGTCGAGATGGACGTCGTCTTCGCCGACGAAGCCAACCGCGAACTGTTCGACAGCCTCTGTGAAGCGTTGGAGTCGCCAGCCAGTGCCGAGACGACGGTGCGAGAGGTGTTCGAGACGGTCACCGAGGACAGGGGGCGGTCGTCTCCCGTCGAGCAGGAACGAACGCGGAAACGGCGAACCGAAGAGTGGTTCTCGGAGGAGTCGCCGGTTTCGTCGATCGACTTCAGCCAGTCCGACCTCTCAGCGTCGGATCCCCCAGAGTCGCGCGGCTCCCCGTCCGTTGGCAACAAGAGCGGCACCCCCTCGTCGTACAGTGACGCCGAAATTGCCGCGGGTCGTGGCCGTGATGGCGAACTGATCTGTATCGAGCGTGCCTGGGACCGCTTCGAGTCACTAGCTGCCAACCAACGGTCGCGTGTCGTCGACGCGGTCGAAGAGTGGCGAGACTACGACGACTGGCGCATGAAGTCGGCGTCCGATGCCGTGACGGACGCTGCCATCTTGGGACTGAAGGGAATCGACGACTACGCCGTCGCCAAGCGTCACCTCACGGCTGCGGAGATCGACGACAAACCCACCGCTCGAGCCGTCTTCCACGCACTCGTCGACACATCGGAGGAACGGGGGCCGGGATTCGATTACATCGATCCGTTCGGCCGGCAGTACGGTCCCGACGCCACCGACGGGTGGGAACGAGCGCAGATGACGCGGACCGAAGTGAAGACGGTGTTGCTCGAGGAGACCGACAAAGGGCGGTTCAAACTGACCGGGAACGAGTTCCGGATGGCTCGTCGACCTGGTCCCAGTGCCGATGGAGGGATTCCTGCAAGGGTGACCGTCGACCGATATCTGGTTCGAATGGTCCGCTTACCCCGTGGGTGGGAAAAGGGATCGGGATGGCCGGAGATCGAGTTTCGGGACATCGAAGACGTCGTTCGCTTCGGCGACTTCGATCACGAGGAAGACCCCGTCTGGGAGAAACTCCGCGGCGGGAAATTCTACGTGAACTTCGAACTCGGAGGGTGA
- a CDS encoding tyrosine-type recombinase/integrase yields the protein MVEQHEDDGSPGGQPLEEAIEARLRSIDSGNYRRSVRSALEAFAEVVCEDGEIEAVDDVSRYDCRYYAQTLRDRAKRPGERFAASTAHKNYAFVRASFTWWQRDGRIAQNPAQWRGATDELPEVVEQPERQFWSKRDRQAILRYTDRQVDEALDGGDNPLPAFRDRAIVYTLALSGVRGAEVFRDPADDRREGLRWEDVDYDRGGLTVFGKTRTYQNAPLPSDAQTRLERYQRLFNPEEVWPVFPSLHRPSLYRTVREGLTDLADDRVEALLEENDPLDVMREYGLVPPALSVRGARSVMKRLCADADLDIDGEYLKPHGARRGLGHQLYTEGQAELAQEALRHQSVETTHQSYHDVQVEETARRVDDILNED from the coding sequence ATGGTCGAGCAGCACGAAGACGATGGTTCTCCCGGGGGTCAGCCACTCGAAGAGGCGATCGAGGCACGCCTGCGGAGTATCGACTCGGGGAACTACCGACGGAGTGTTCGGTCGGCACTCGAGGCGTTCGCCGAGGTCGTTTGTGAAGACGGAGAAATCGAGGCCGTCGATGACGTGAGTCGGTACGACTGTCGGTACTACGCCCAGACCCTTCGCGACCGCGCGAAACGCCCTGGGGAGCGCTTCGCGGCGAGTACGGCGCACAAGAACTACGCGTTCGTCCGGGCGTCATTCACGTGGTGGCAACGCGACGGACGCATCGCCCAGAACCCCGCCCAGTGGCGTGGGGCCACGGACGAACTCCCCGAGGTCGTCGAGCAACCCGAGCGCCAGTTCTGGTCGAAACGTGACCGACAGGCGATTCTTCGCTATACCGACCGTCAGGTCGATGAGGCGCTTGATGGTGGGGATAATCCGCTTCCCGCCTTCCGTGACCGAGCGATCGTCTACACGCTTGCCCTGTCGGGGGTACGTGGTGCGGAGGTCTTCCGTGACCCGGCTGACGACCGACGCGAGGGCCTTCGCTGGGAGGACGTCGACTACGACCGTGGGGGGCTCACCGTCTTCGGCAAGACCCGAACCTACCAGAACGCACCCCTCCCGAGTGACGCCCAGACGCGACTAGAGCGTTACCAGCGATTGTTCAACCCTGAGGAAGTGTGGCCGGTCTTCCCCTCGCTGCACCGCCCCTCGCTCTATCGAACGGTCCGAGAAGGACTCACTGACCTCGCCGATGACCGAGTCGAGGCGCTGCTTGAAGAGAACGACCCGCTCGACGTGATGCGCGAGTACGGACTCGTCCCGCCGGCACTGTCAGTCCGGGGGGCCCGATCGGTGATGAAGCGGCTGTGCGCCGACGCCGATCTCGATATCGACGGCGAGTACCTGAAGCCCCACGGGGCCCGTCGGGGACTCGGTCACCAGCTCTACACCGAAGGGCAAGCAGAACTCGCACAGGAGGCGCTGCGTCACCAGTCCGTCGAAACAACGCACCAGTCCTACCACGACGTCCAGGTCGAAGAGACCGCCCGACGTGTCGACGATATCCTGAACGAGGACTAA
- a CDS encoding DNA methyltransferase: MQTFLQLVHEYEFDLPDRFEGDPRTPATYVEHFLTTFTDPDDTILDPFAGYGTTLRVAERMGREAYGIEYDADVASFARQQVDHPERIVHGDALEAASYDDVPPVDCCFTSPPYMIEVMEADPLTNYTETGREYERYLADLGRVFDHVDDLLRAGGHVLIDISNMKFEGTVTTLAWDVADEVADRYRFEGEVVVTWKADNSSRDYGEGTYGYGYDHSYGLVFEQEEEATTSSDNS, translated from the coding sequence ATGCAGACGTTCCTCCAACTCGTCCACGAATACGAATTCGATCTCCCCGACCGGTTCGAGGGTGACCCTCGCACGCCTGCCACCTATGTCGAGCACTTTCTCACGACGTTCACCGACCCTGACGACACTATCCTCGACCCATTCGCCGGCTATGGGACAACCCTCAGGGTCGCGGAACGGATGGGACGGGAGGCATACGGCATCGAGTACGACGCCGACGTTGCATCGTTCGCTCGCCAGCAGGTTGACCATCCAGAGCGAATCGTCCACGGGGACGCGCTGGAGGCTGCGAGCTACGACGACGTACCACCCGTCGATTGTTGTTTCACCTCACCGCCGTACATGATCGAGGTGATGGAGGCGGACCCGCTGACGAACTACACCGAGACCGGTCGGGAGTACGAGCGGTATCTCGCGGACCTCGGGCGTGTGTTCGACCACGTCGATGACCTGCTTCGAGCGGGTGGTCACGTCCTCATCGACATATCGAACATGAAGTTCGAAGGGACAGTGACGACGCTCGCGTGGGACGTCGCGGACGAGGTGGCTGACCGGTACCGATTCGAGGGCGAGGTCGTGGTGACGTGGAAGGCTGATAACTCCTCACGCGACTACGGCGAGGGTACCTACGGCTACGGCTACGACCACAGCTACGGTCTCGTGTTCGAGCAAGAAGAGGAGGCTACTACGTCCTCCGACAATTCTTGA
- a CDS encoding DUF6338 family protein, which produces MVNPPGSTIFYAVLIAPGFVAVMTAISLAAIEDDIKQFVLLVWSLVSSLLIDTLFVGVYQLLVEPITSFSQFQSILFDPAFRIDYILLIFGTSLFVGVLYAAAIIIDIPGMFRDILQAKTQISYSRRQPWEEYLKNAEQVMVKTSDDQTYIGDVIGWSRAGREKELRISDPHRYNENEQDFEPVGGPEQLFRDNNIQRITVLKTDQFLPIRVRATRKLAAWGSRLEFWNSGDGAESDS; this is translated from the coding sequence ATGGTCAACCCTCCGGGAAGCACAATCTTCTACGCCGTCCTCATAGCGCCCGGCTTCGTCGCTGTGATGACTGCCATCTCACTGGCCGCGATCGAGGATGACATCAAGCAGTTCGTCCTTCTCGTCTGGAGCCTCGTATCCAGCCTCCTTATCGACACCCTGTTCGTCGGCGTCTACCAGCTGCTCGTCGAACCCATCACCTCGTTCTCCCAGTTCCAGTCGATTCTGTTCGACCCGGCATTCCGCATCGACTATATCCTCCTGATATTCGGGACGTCGCTGTTCGTTGGGGTCCTCTACGCCGCAGCGATCATCATCGACATCCCCGGTATGTTCCGAGACATCCTGCAGGCCAAGACGCAGATCTCCTACTCGAGGCGCCAACCCTGGGAAGAATACCTCAAGAATGCGGAGCAGGTGATGGTCAAGACCAGCGACGATCAGACGTACATCGGGGACGTAATCGGATGGAGCCGAGCCGGCCGGGAAAAGGAACTCCGGATAAGCGACCCACACCGGTACAACGAGAATGAACAGGACTTCGAGCCGGTCGGCGGGCCCGAGCAGCTCTTCCGGGACAACAACATCCAGCGTATTACCGTATTAAAGACCGATCAGTTCCTCCCGATTCGGGTCAGAGCTACTCGGAAGCTGGCGGCGTGGGGAAGTCGACTCGAGTTCTGGAACTCTGGCGACGGTGCTGAGTCGGATAGCTGA
- a CDS encoding winged helix-turn-helix domain-containing protein: MSGTPGRPPTVSDEEILEVFRSASDPVLTTADLAGEFSLTRRGMLDRLKKLERAGVLHSKAVGARGVVWWLPGHTNTTSDR; encoded by the coding sequence ATGAGCGGAACGCCCGGTCGACCACCCACGGTTAGCGACGAGGAGATCCTGGAGGTGTTCCGTTCTGCATCTGATCCCGTCCTGACGACCGCTGACCTCGCCGGTGAATTTTCGCTGACGCGTCGAGGGATGCTTGACCGACTGAAGAAGTTAGAGCGAGCAGGTGTGTTGCACTCGAAGGCTGTGGGGGCGCGAGGGGTCGTGTGGTGGTTACCGGGACATACCAATACAACGTCAGACCGATAG